The Miscanthus floridulus cultivar M001 chromosome 17, ASM1932011v1, whole genome shotgun sequence genome has a window encoding:
- the LOC136517548 gene encoding uncharacterized protein isoform X2: MYGRRASQLLKEIDSSEAGQLVPFNTDVLDQVIRECSEHNSQFQSLIRKMVEQNLDIETTRNEDHYGAAIHHLSLLRNKRCLMAYMYNRAEVIQSFRWKVGPVLPHDIQEKLHFSEKEYFKNHSAAIKSYISEMDIDLTVDMVPPKDPYIQVRVLEDIGEVSLGDHSVSLTKNSLHFLRRTDAEQFISQGLMEEFLE; this comes from the exons ATGTATGGGAGGCGTGCATCGCAGCTGCTGAAGGAGATCGACTCCTCCGAGGCTGGCCAGCTTGTGCCATTCAAC ACTGACGTGCTTGATCAGGTGATTAGAGAGTGCAGTGAGCACAATTCACAATTTCAATCACTGATCAG GAAAATGGTGGAGCAAAACTTAGATATTGAGACAACTAGAAATGAGGATCACTATGGTGCAGCTATCCACCATCTTTCCCTGCTCCGTAACAAAAGATGCCTTATGGCTTACAT GTACAACCGAGCAGAAGTTATTCAGAGTTTTAGATGGAAAGTTGGCCCTGTGCTTCCTCATGACATACAAGAAAAGCTCCATTTCTCAGAGAAAGAGTACTTCAAGAACCACTCTGCAGCCATTAAATCATACATATCGGAGATGGATATAGATTTGACAGTG GACATGGTTCCTCCCAAGGATCCTTACATTCAGGTTCGGGTGCTGGAGGACATCGGCGAAGTATCTCTTGGTGACCATTCTGTATCATTGACCAAGAACTCACTCCATTTCCTAAGGCGCACAGATGCTGAACAATTTATATCACAG GGTCTTATGGAAGAATTTCTGGAGTAG
- the LOC136517548 gene encoding uncharacterized protein isoform X1 yields the protein MGGQSMVARRTGQRRRRQGDAGCGRGARMARAQGMLQHKGGRREHGPTCRRQKIAGKALGACGFTTRSEWVRFVLFRSREKTCARSLWWRRGERRRVGDRYCNRRRRRPRPGARSSSGPSPATSTHQEYPSASGFRRRMYGRRASQLLKEIDSSEAGQLVPFNTDVLDQVIRECSEHNSQFQSLIRKMVEQNLDIETTRNEDHYGAAIHHLSLLRNKRCLMAYMYNRAEVIQSFRWKVGPVLPHDIQEKLHFSEKEYFKNHSAAIKSYISEMDIDLTVDMVPPKDPYIQVRVLEDIGEVSLGDHSVSLTKNSLHFLRRTDAEQFISQGLMEEFLE from the exons ATGGGCGGCCAATCAATGGTTGCGAGGAGgacagggcagcggcggcggcggcagggcgaTGCAGGTTGCGGAAGGGGAGCGCGGATGGCAAGGGCGCAAGGCATGTTGCAGCAcaagggagggaggagagagcATGGTCCCACATGTCGGCGCCAAAAAATCGCAGGGAAGGCGTTAGGCGCCTGCGGCTTCACCACGAGGAGCGAATGGGTCCGGTTTGTTCTTTTTAGGAGTAGAGAAAAGACCTGCGCGCGCTCTCTCTGGTGGCGTCGTGGCGAGCGGCGACGAGTGGGTGACCGCTACtgcaaccgccgccgccgccgccctaggcCAGGTGCCAGGTCTTCGTCGGGcccttcaccggcgacgagcacccaccag GAATACCCAAGTGCCAGCGGGTTCAGGAGGAGGATGTATGGGAGGCGTGCATCGCAGCTGCTGAAGGAGATCGACTCCTCCGAGGCTGGCCAGCTTGTGCCATTCAAC ACTGACGTGCTTGATCAGGTGATTAGAGAGTGCAGTGAGCACAATTCACAATTTCAATCACTGATCAG GAAAATGGTGGAGCAAAACTTAGATATTGAGACAACTAGAAATGAGGATCACTATGGTGCAGCTATCCACCATCTTTCCCTGCTCCGTAACAAAAGATGCCTTATGGCTTACAT GTACAACCGAGCAGAAGTTATTCAGAGTTTTAGATGGAAAGTTGGCCCTGTGCTTCCTCATGACATACAAGAAAAGCTCCATTTCTCAGAGAAAGAGTACTTCAAGAACCACTCTGCAGCCATTAAATCATACATATCGGAGATGGATATAGATTTGACAGTG GACATGGTTCCTCCCAAGGATCCTTACATTCAGGTTCGGGTGCTGGAGGACATCGGCGAAGTATCTCTTGGTGACCATTCTGTATCATTGACCAAGAACTCACTCCATTTCCTAAGGCGCACAGATGCTGAACAATTTATATCACAG GGTCTTATGGAAGAATTTCTGGAGTAG